TGACTTTACCATAGTATGAAGCCTTGAATAAAACAAAGGAAATAGAAACCAATCCAACCACGGTATTATAGAATGGAATTAATAAAATTTAATGTTATCTTCGAAAGGGAGCTTTGTAGAAATGTGATGTCAAACATAATTTGCAGTTTCAAACCACTGGGACATAGTGCAAAGGTGAAAGACTAGCAAGTGCTGCTAATGCCATTTTGGAACATGAGATTAGTAGAACTTTTTTTTATCAAACTCAGTGGATAAAGGCTAGTTAGAGCACTGATAAATTGAATTGTACAAGAACAATTGGCAAGAGCAATTCCTGCCTAGCCCTCTCTTAAACTGATGCGATGCCAATCAATATGGTTAAGCCTTCACATCAGGAACCAATTCACAGCATGGAAAAGAAGGGCAACAAAAGAAGGAATGAAAAACCAAGGTGTGGAACTTGGGGACAAGTTGGCTCTCTTTGGCATTGCCAATAGGCAATAGGCACATGATTTTAGGTATCGAGAAGTTGAGGTGGCTAGCCTAGCATGTGTAATCCTTTATGACTAGTTTTTGATAAAGCTAAATAAAGTTCATAATCATTTAACACAAGTGTATTAATTATAGCCTCTTCACAAAGGAAGAAATAAAAGCACAAAGAAAGCTACAAAAGAAACCAGGCTAGCATCTAAACTGGAGGTGAAATTTGTTACAAGCCTGAGCTCAATATTAACCACAACCATTATTGGTGGTATTAATTAAATAATTCGCAATATTTCAGGCTTTCAGCTAAAATGTGTTATCATGAATGAAATGATGAATATGTTGTCAGCAAAGGATGGAAGGGCCTGTAAGGCTCCAGAGTGACATAAGGTGCTGGGCCAAGATATTGAAATACTAAGTTTATAACTTGAAAGGCAGAAACCTAAATCTGAAAGAAAGCTTACACTATCATGCAACATTAAATCTACAAAAGGGGTAATTTCCATAGTGAAATGGTTTTGTGCGTAATCACCATTCTCTCTCCTCTGCGCTCACTCCAAACTCCAAAGGGGTGTGTTTTGAAGAAACAAAATTCATGGATGTTCATCATGCTATAAAGTGTACACATGAAAATTATGGTACAAAATAATGACCATACATTTTCTGCGCCCTAAGTTTTTTTTGGCACAACATGAGTAGTGAATAGTATGCATTCAGAGGTTCAATTTTCCTTTTTGACGAAGTCACATGCAGTCATATTTGGGCACAAGCTTTGCACATAACCGTGTGCAGAATTCGGGTCCTCTATAAAAGTTGAGACTGGCCAAGCAGGTGGAAACAAAACTGAAGATTATATCTTCTAGTGAGGGAACTACTTGTCGCCAATGAATCAAGCCTGGAATGATAATTCCAGCACTAGAAAACCACTGATGATAATTTCCAGTACTAGACAAACACGATAAAGAATTTATACCAAACAGGCCAAATGGGGGATATGAATCTACACCATATCTATCTCTCGCTGCGATGCAGGGATAACCTAATTGAAAAATACGTAGATCTATGATTTTTCAATCCGTTGAATATAACAACCCTGAGCTACCTCGGATGAGAACACATCATATTGTAATTTCACAAAGAGCAAAGCAATCTGATACTACTAAGTAAGATCTAAGCCGATGATCCCGATTCCTCCAGCTCCACTGCAATTGACTCAGAGAACAATCGACTAGTGCAAGCAAGGGAGGGGGCGGAGAGCGTACGTGGTGGCGGTGGACTCCTCCTCGAGCCAGGTCTTGATGTGGCGAATGTTGCGGCGGAAGACGGCGGACGACTGCTTCACGTCCTTCCGCAGCAGCATCACCGCCGCGCCCACGCCCACCACCGTCAGGATCAAGTTGGTCAACGCCATCGCCACACAACAACTCCTCTGTAGAACCCTAGCGCGAGGCGTGGATCGTCGCCGGAGTTTGGGGCGAGAAAGGGCCTGCTGACGGCGTCGGAGCAGAGAGATGAGGTTTTGAGATATGGGCTTGCCTGCTCGGAATAATAAGACGGGGCCTGCGCGGTGTTGCTGGCCCGTTAAAGGCCCACATGCTACCTCACAAGGCTGAAAGCCCAGCTTCTGTTAACTCCTCCCCGCTGAGACGTCCAACACCCACCGCCGGTCACgaattggcggcggcggcggcgacacggCAAGATGCTATCCCGCGCCCGGCGCCTCCACCCCGCCATCCGCTGCCTCCTCCGTGCAACCGCTGCACCCTCGTCTCCTCACCCTCTTCCCACACAACACATCCTAACTGGCTCCCAAATCCCTAAACCCTTCCCCCTCCTGCGCCGCCACCTCTCGTCCCCACCGGCGCCGGTGTCTTCCCCTCCGGCGGTGGTGTCTTCTGACCTCCCAGCCGTCTGTACCAATGGCAAGTGCCCGGGCTGCGGCATCGCCATGCAGTCCGCCGACCCGGCCCTCCCCGGCTTCTTCAACCTCCCATCCCCCAAGTCTCCCGACTACCGCGCGCGCCTCGCGCCCGTCACCGCCGACGACACCGGCATCTCGGCCTCCCTGAAAAGCGGGCTCCTCCAGGAGGGCCAAGAGAACTCACGGGAGGGCGGGGCGgtcgcggtggtggcggcggcagcggaggcggaggccgagaagaagAGCAAGGTGGTGGTGTGTGCTCGGTGCCACTCGCTGCGCCACTACGGCCACGTCAAGCGCCCCGACGCCGAGGTCCTGCTCCCGGACTTCGACTTCGTGGCCGCCGTCGGCCCGCGCCTCGCGTCGCCCTCGGGGGCCAGGTCGCTGGTGCTGCTCCTCGCGGACGCGTCGGACTTCGACGGCTCCTTTCCGCGCGCCGTGGCGCGCCTGGTCGCCGTCACCAGCGAGGCCCACCACGCGGACTGGAAGCGTGGTGCGCCGTCTAACCTCCCCCGCGCAGTGCTCGTGGTCACCAAGCTCGACTTGCTCCCGACGCCGTCGCTTTCCCCCGACGACGTGCACGCGTGGGCGCAGGCCCGCGCGCGCGCCGGTGCTGGCGCGGACCTGCAGCTGGCCGGCGTTCACCTTGTCAGCGCGgcgcgagggtggggggtgcgcgacCTGCTCAACCACGTGCGCGAGCTCGCCGGGGCGCGCGGCAAGGTCTGGGCTGTTGGCGCGCGGAATGTGGGCAAATCGACGCTGCTGAATGCCATTGCTCGGTGCTCTGGGGCAGAGAGCGGGCAAACCTTGACAGAGGCGCCTGTTCCGGGAACAACCCTCGGGGTGATCCGGGTGGATGGCGTTCTTGGTGCTCAGGCCAAGCTGTTTGATACTCCGGGCCTGCTTCATGGACACCAGCTGACGTCCAGACTTACACCCGAGGAGCAGAAGCTTGTTCAAGTGAGGAAGGAGATGCGACCCAGAACATACAGAATAAAGGTCTCATTCCGTCCATCTTATGCACATTTTGTCAGTGAATTTTGTGATTAGGTGATATGGGGACAGCTTCGCTGCTTGTTTCCTCATACCCTTGGTCGCCCGTATTTCTTTTCATTAAGCAATTGTGAATGGTTGGGAGGGGGTAGTTAATTCACCCTTTAAACAGTAACCATATTTTGTTAGTCTGAAACTGAAGTTGACAAATGTGTGATGATATACTGGATTGGGGAATTAACACCCTGAGTGTGCTTAGAAAGTTCAGTTCTTAGACTTTTGACTATATATATCACATGTCTGCTTCAATCCGAAATGACATGAATAGTCTTTCGATAAGAATCACCTGTGTGACAGGTTCTTATATTTCTAATTCGTTTTGTTTACAACCTTTTCAGGCAGGGCAGTCCATACATATAGGAGGGCTAGTGCGCCTGGATGTGGAAGACTTGACTGTAGGATCAATCTATGTTACAGTTTGGGCATCACCACTTGTGCCACTTCACATGGGGAAGACCGAAAATGCAGAGTCTATGATGAAAGATCACTTTGGCTTACAACTGCAGGTATCTTCTATCTCATCCTTAAAAAGATGTTGTTTTTATCCTAATTCATGTACATCATAAAATAACTTGCTGCTTGGTGTGATATGTGCAGCCCCCTATAGGCCAGAAACGAGTGAAAGAGCTTGGGAAATGGGTGAGGAAACAATTCAAAGTTTCTGGAAATAGTTGGGATGCAAATACTATGGATATAGCCATTTCAGGTCTTGGCTGGTACGGAATTGGGCTGAAAGGAGAGGCAGTATTAGGGTTATGGACATATGATGGTGTTGATGTTGTCCCCAGGAGCTCCCTTGTCCATGAGAGGGCATCGATTTTTGAGGAAACAGGATTCTCAGTTTCAAAAGTCGTCTCACGGGCAGATAGCATGACGAATAAGCTGAAAGGCAATAAGAAAACAAGCAAGAAGGAGATGAAAGCCGGTTCACATTCTTCTGAAGTATCGGAACTTTCAGAACTTGCTACGGTCATAGATGCTTGAGTGTTTCATTCCATTCTGTGATACGAGTTTCAGTTATATAATCATATCTTATAAACTGTTGGCTGAGGTTTGAACCACATAGaagcatagtactccctccgtccggaaatacttgtcatcaaaatggataaaaagggatggatctagacgtattttagttctagatacatctctttttatctattttgatgacaagtatttttggacggagggagtacaatttaaGCTTGCTTGGAGGGGTATGGTTGTTCATGGAAGATTTTTGTGGGAGCATGGGTGTCATTTGGACTTGCTGTTGACTGGTAATAATAACCAAATATCAGTCAAGTGaatctttgttagtatgcttgactcCTTAAAACAGCAAGAGAATGCCTCTCATGGTCTGTTCTCTCTTACCTTGTTTCAGCATCCATGTATCTAACGTTTTGTGTTACTACGTCAAACATGCAGAATTGCGATAGTCAGTTTTTACATCTGAATCATGTGGCGAATATATTGCGCTTAAGTTATATAACTTCTGTGTTGGAATTTTGAGACAGAAATCTACGGATTCACAGCTCATTTATCTATCAAAGAAGATTGCCAGAGACTTGTAAATCCCGTTGCACCCTTCACACAGTAACAGCTCTCATTTTGCCAAAGAACATCTCACTGAATCCTTTTGCTGCTTCGGCTTGCTTTTTGCTGGACTAGTTATGTAAGGTTTTTGTCTACATTTGCATTGACTGTGACCTTCGTTTCTTGAAATGGTACCATTCTTATGTACTACTAATGCTACCAAAAACACAACATGATGTTCCTTTTGCATAAAAACTGGAGAGGTTTCAAGAAATGTGCATGTGTGTACAAATGGTCTCACAGAAGCAGGCACAGGGTTGCTGTCAATTGACAAGTTTTCTGGATGATTAAAGAACAGCATGTGAACATCTGTGAagccgaaaatttcaaaaaaaataaatcTGTTGGTAACTTACCAAAGCATCTCTGAAGCCTCAAGGCGTTTTTTAACATTATTTCTTCGTTCTCGTTGAGAAGATGCATGTTCACTCAACAGTCTGGAATTGTACGCTGTGACTTGTAAATCTGCATCAGAAAATCACATTAATTGGACGGGAGATGTACTGCAAAATTAGCAGGTACTCCAGTTATATGCAAAATTTTGGCGCATGCTTCCATCACTGAAGCAAAATAAGTAGGtacaccagcaccggatgaggcagAAACTCATAACTTGCACCTGGTTCGGTTTCTGCTTTGCCTGTCTCGTCTGTTATGTTATCTGAGTCATCAATCGTGTAAAAGGTACTCTCTCTACAttagtgatctaaacgatcttatatttctttacagaggggatAATTTGGAAGAACGATCTGAAATGCAATATACGTTCGGCAAGTAGAAGAAGCCTGCCTTTTCAACCCAAATCTTCAGATACCATCTTTGACGTATTAAAAAACAGCAACTTTTCATGTTAATTGTTATTAACGGCTGAGTTTCGCCGTATCAACTTTTGAAAAGTTCTTTTAGGGTAAACTTTCGAAAGTTGACTGATATACTTGCTTTTAGCAATTGAATGTCAAAAGAGTCGAGACTATGAGAAACAGAAGCACATTTGGTCGACGACCCACGAAGACCGGGGAATAAATCCACAAACCCATGGTTTCGGATGACATGATGAGGGAACCTTAAGTGcccgtgtagcgaccagacctcaaacagtctagtctctgtgcatcagtgtcattcctggatcggcaatgctgacacgcacagtacttgaggatttataacagagtctcaatcacacacttattacatcgaatgtctcaaaagagaacttattacaataatatggcttaaggccatctaaataagataacaacgggaggcttggaagataaagtgagtccattaactccaacggcatagctgagtgaacgacaacgacctatgacaccttactcgtcgtctgaaaagtctgcaacatgatatgttgtagcccgaaacaggtcagcacatggaatatgctggcaatataacacaagagagtaatgaacataataaatgctatcactacatgcatatatgactggtgaaaagctctatggttattttttttgcaataagccatttttccctataacaaagaaatatattttatttaaccatcatggtggttgttaaacattgagaatgtttCTCCAACTCAATCTCAATTAAGCAATATCAATTATACCCAATAAATTaatttaaagtgatgagatcaacatgataatccaagaaccagatactcaagatgtccataaccggggacacggctaaccataattagtttgtacactctgcagaggtttgcacacttttccccacaagactcgatctcctccattagatttctcgcactacatggtgtctgagaaacggatgaccgagacacagtctttcagaaacattgactctttactctggatggacagttacacctactttcccctacatctgctagcccaccactgaaagaggtcatgcaacctactcaactatgctagagcccataatagcttgtggctgcacatggaagtttctaacatgaataatcttatgatccctttgagcctgggtggcggaccgtagggtagtcacacgggtactccgggatatcctaagacaacactggattctccaggtgccctgacaaccactgggtactctaggatgcctcaaccaatccacccagatgtgtatttaagtagccaccttaagttaaccattaattaacaattctcacatctatcatggatacactcaacaaatccatgtctacgagcatagcatagcaatcttgAGCaatcgtagaagtaactcccaaaggtttgataataaaagggcaataggttctacctcatcatctactttccaaacccacatgttattcagatcctaaccatgcaatgtttgaggattgagactaatgcaAAAAATagggtaataaagaggtatgatcaaagtgttacttgctttgctgatgatccgcaaaacctagagactcatagtagcacgcttcgcactccgggtattctatcgcaaacaaacaataacatacataagcactcaactagaagcatgggtaaaactcaaataagaagatctaaccagaaagttcaactgaataattccggtttgcaaaaagaatcaaatcaaacggagcaacgaaactcaatctacgaaagaaacaagaatcgtttactaatctggactaaagccaaattttatagtaccaaaatcttgttcaagttggttaaacagaaagagggcttcgagacgaagacctAGGCGCTTGTTCTaattcggataaacgagcgaaaagataaactagatcgaAGATCACGGCAGAAATCGTgatcaaaaataatcgcggataaaccctggaaaataaaacgagacaaactggctaacgaacgaacgttcactgtttGCGACTAACCGACGAACAACGTTCATTataacgaatgtacggacgaacgtccgctaaataactagaccgaaaaaccgaaccgatctattctaaaaaaacagatctaggtttcTAAAAAACCAAACGGTTAACCGAGAAAAAAAAACGACGaacggctggcggcggcggtggctacctccggcgaggcggggcgcgggCTCCGGCGGGCGGCGTGGGTGTCAGCGGGAGGCGGCNNNNNNNNNNNNNNNNNNNNNNNNNNNNNNNNNNNNNNNNNNNNNNNNNNNNNNNNNNNNNNNNNNNNNNNNNNNNNNNNNNNNNNNNNNNNNNNNNNNNNNNNNNNNNNNNNNNNNNNNNNNNNNNNNNNNNNNNNNNNNNNNNNNNNNNNNNNNNNNNNNNNNNNNNNNNNNNNNNNNNNNNNNNNNNNNNNNNNNNNNNNNNNNNNNNNNNNNNNNNNNNNNNNNNNNNNNNNNNNNNNNNNNNNNNNNNNNNNNNNNNNNNNNNNNNNNNNNNNNNNNNNNNNNNNNNNNNNNNNNNNNNNNNNNNNNNNNNNNNNNNNNNNNNNNNNNNNNNNNNNNNNNNNNNNNNNNNNNNNNNNNNNNNNNNNNNNNNNNNNNNNNNNTGGTGTGGCGGTGGcgtggcaggcggcggcggctccggcggcggtggtGCACTGCTGTTGCGGCTTGCGGGGCGGGGCGGGGTGGCGatgtgggggcggcggcggcgctatttAAGGGAGAAGATGGGGCAGGGTGGCTTGGGggaggggttggcggcggcggcagtccgaggcggcgacgggcgacggcgTGCGCGAGCGGGAGGCCGGCTCGGGGTCGGGGACGACGCGAACTGGGCCGGCTGTGCTTCGGCCCAGTTGGTGCGAAGAACTTTTTCTAAAATAATTCGGCCAAACAGAAAAAATcctaaaaaatattaaaaaatcctaaaaatgccaaaacaaatttttaccgtctaaatgaaatatttagaacaaggtgaatatttttctggcctaaaaatacaattttgaaaaacatgcaatttttctaattcaaataaaatagcaataaaatcccaatAAAAATACTTATTTGATTATAACatatttcctccaatatttcttttattttggagaagtcattttatcccctctcttttattttgacaTTGGAAATATTCGGAGACAAAaagattaaaaccaaaatgatcctcttttcaatatttgagaaaattcaaatatgaaaataacgaaatccccaactctctccgtgggtccttgagttgcttagaatttccagGATCAACCAAaatacaataaaatatgatatgcaatgatgatctatgtataacattccaaattggaaatttggaatgttacaaacctaccccccttaagatgaatctcgccctcgagattcgggttggataGAAAATAGGTGCAGGTGGTCCTtccataggtcttcctctcgttcccaggtggcttcctcctcggtatggtggctccattgaactttgcaaaacttgataaccttgccgcgtgtgactcagctggcaaactcgagaatcttcactggtttctcctcgtaggtcaaatcactgtccgactgaatcgcttcgagtgacattgtatctctcagaggaatatcgacatctctgcgtggcacttcttcaattggaaaacatgaaacacatcgtgaactcctgacaatccttctggcaattccagcttgtaagcaacttctcccatacattccaaaactttgtatggtcccacaaaacgtggtgctaactttcccttaactccaaaaggcTTAACtcttcgaagtggggacacacaaagATATACTCTGtcaccgacttcgtaaactgtctccttgcgtttagaatctgcataactcttctgcctggactgggctaccatgagttggttgcgaatcagcttaaccttctcttcggattCCTTAATAAAATCcgatccaaacaactgacggtctccaacttcatcccataacaacggtgtactgcacctccttccattcaaagcttcgaaaggggccatcttcaaactggcttgataactgttgttataagagaactctgcatatggcaaattgtcgtcccaactggatccataatctagcgcacaagctctcaacatgtcctacagaatctgattgactctctcggtctatccatctgtctgtggatgaaaggctgtactgaactctaacctAGTACacaaagttttgtgcaactgattccagaactttgaggtaaactgggttcctctatctgatacaatggtcctcggaactccatgcagacatacgatcctggtcatatatatctttgccaacttagcactcgtataggtggtcttcacttggatgaaacgagctactttcatcaatcgatcgactacaacccatatcgagtcataacctgaacgagtcctgggcaatcccgtgataaagtccataccaagcttgtcccacttccattcgggtatcagcaatggctgtagcaatcctgctggcttctgatgctctgctttaactctctgacatacatcacatactgctacatattcaacaatatccttcttcattccggtccaccagaaactttccttcaaatctagatacatcttggtgtttcctgggtgaatcgaatacggtgaatcatgggcctcctgcagaatcaacttcctgatctcggggtcattaggcacatatacgcgatcctcaaaccataaagtgttgtgctcatcctcatgaaatcctttggcctttcctttgctcatcctttcctttatctcggcaatctccttgtcagtcttctgagcttatctgatcttatccatcaaagtggactgaatttccaatgctgctacataacctctcggaactatttccaaacatagctcgcgaagatcttcagctaactccttgggtaatcctccggtcatgagcgtattaacataattcttgcgactcaatgcatcggctactacattagcctttccaggatgatagtgcaacttcatatcataatccttaatgagctccaaccatctcctttgcctgaaattcaactccttctgcgtgaagatatatttcaaactcttgtgatccgtgtatacctcacagtggtttccgatgagaaaatgtctccatgtcttcaacgcatgcactacggctgctaactccaaatcatgtgtagcataattcagctcatgaggtttaagtTGCCGCGAGGCATATgacacaactcttccttcctgcataagcactgctccaagtcctcgacgtgaagcgtcgcaatacacttgataatcctttcgttgatctggaagaatcaacactggggctgtaaccaaacgtttctttaactcctgaaaactggcttcacactcctcagtccatttaaacttggtgtccttcttcaacaactctgtcatgggctttgcaatcctggagaaattctcaatgaacctccgttaatatcctgcgagtccgagaaaactccggatctctccaaatgacgtgggtgctacccatttagtcacagaaacaaccttggtggggtctactgctattccttctctggatataacatgtctgagaaatccaacttccactattagggaaaagcctagcagtagggctggtttttggcctatcagtagcgcgggaaaccgcactactgataaggcgctacagctaaagcttagcagtagcgcctgctagcacgcgctactgctatatctacttagtagtagcactttcctaaacaagcgctactgctaattactagtagcgctttcgagaacaatcgctactactattattcctagttccatttcttttttattttaggtcgtattcatacatctgtatacaatttttcatacagtagcaatgtaGAGATTGTTttaacatcataatgagttattaaatcactaggtgaaagaactttggattagtttcaagtgcatggatccaaagtaaccaatggtgACTTTGGATCCTTCCATTTGAAACTTAcatgcggttctttcacccaatgacataataacttatcacttatcatcataatatatcattgccatataactcctca
Above is a window of Triticum dicoccoides isolate Atlit2015 ecotype Zavitan chromosome 5B, WEW_v2.0, whole genome shotgun sequence DNA encoding:
- the LOC119309092 gene encoding uncharacterized protein LOC119309092, producing the protein MALTNLILTVVGVGAAVMLLRKDVKQSSAVFRRNIRHIKTWLEEESTATTSAERSVPKELESHAAKKDSTPKVDKD
- the LOC119309091 gene encoding GTP-binding protein BRASSINAZOLE INSENSITIVE PALE GREEN 2, chloroplastic-like; the protein is MLSRARRLHPAIRCLLRATAAPSSPHPLPTQHILTGSQIPKPFPLLRRHLSSPPAPVSSPPAVVSSDLPAVCTNGKCPGCGIAMQSADPALPGFFNLPSPKSPDYRARLAPVTADDTGISASLKSGLLQEGQENSREGGAVAVVAAAAEAEAEKKSKVVVCARCHSLRHYGHVKRPDAEVLLPDFDFVAAVGPRLASPSGARSLVLLLADASDFDGSFPRAVARLVAVTSEAHHADWKRGAPSNLPRAVLVVTKLDLLPTPSLSPDDVHAWAQARARAGAGADLQLAGVHLVSAARGWGVRDLLNHVRELAGARGKVWAVGARNVGKSTLLNAIARCSGAESGQTLTEAPVPGTTLGVIRVDGVLGAQAKLFDTPGLLHGHQLTSRLTPEEQKLVQVRKEMRPRTYRIKAGQSIHIGGLVRLDVEDLTVGSIYVTVWASPLVPLHMGKTENAESMMKDHFGLQLQPPIGQKRVKELGKWVRKQFKVSGNSWDANTMDIAISGLGWYGIGLKGEAVLGLWTYDGVDVVPRSSLVHERASIFEETGFSVSKVVSRADSMTNKLKGNKKTSKKEMKAGSHSSEVSELSELATVIDA